The proteins below come from a single Torulaspora delbrueckii CBS 1146 chromosome 5, complete genome genomic window:
- the RCN1 gene encoding Rcn1p (similar to Saccharomyces cerevisiae RCN1 (YKL159C); ancestral locus Anc_5.281): protein MAPVTNTIVFTSQSDPVLECLESLQQWLTDNVLCKTTVTAENPIQLIVQRIYPRALVVCPTHQIAEQVYETLNKVPLAKSLAFDYADADYSDSMDRLQVPKRDRVFLTSPPTSPPPGFDYARCEQPPPSHSHPQDLADDQREFLTLLDSKIASIALQRCPNTAITATNGTPARTACPPRPGDIAEDF from the coding sequence ATGGCACCTGTTACAAATACAATCGTTTTCACTTCACAGAGCGATCCAGTTCTGGAGTGTCTGGAGAGTTTGCAACAGTGGCTTACCGATAATGTGCTTTGTAAGACTACAGTGACTGCCGAAAACCCTATCCAGTTGATCGTTCAGCGCATTTACCCAAGAGCACTAGTTGTTTGTCCAACGCATCAAATAGCCGAGCAAGTTTATGAAACACTCAACAAGGTCCCACTAGCCAAATCCCTAGCCTTTGACTATGCAGATGCCGACTACAGCGATTCGATGGACCGGCTACAAGTACCGAAGAGGGATCGAGTATTTCTCACCTCACCCCCCACCTCACCACCACCAGGTTTCGACTACGCTCGTTGCGAACAACCTCCACCGTCTCATTCCCACCCTCAAGATCTTGCAGACGATCAACGTGAATTTTTAACTTTACTCGATTCTAAAATCGCTAGTATCGCGCTTCAACGGTGTCCAAATACAGCCATAACCGCAACAAACGGTACCCCAGCTCGCACAGCATGTCCACCACGTCCTGGCGATATAGCCGAGGACTTCTAG